The following are from one region of the Pelagibius sp. CAU 1746 genome:
- a CDS encoding AMP nucleosidase — protein sequence MTELPKIETPETAAPEAFTDPEAAVERLIALYGQATDFLCHGFDDLLAGKAPPRRLRAFYPQVAITTASFAHIDSRLSYGHVPTPGHYAATITRPDLFRDYLIQQLGLLLKNHEVPLVVGPSQTPIPLHFAFPGGMHVEGALVEQLVHPLRDLFDVPDLAVTDDAIVNGTFEPKPGKPLPLAPFTAPRVDYSLHRLAHYTATQPEHFQNFVIFTNYQFYMDAFCELAREALQESGNDYEAFVEPGNLVTARGAVSPAGGPRPERLPQMPAYHLKAPNHSGITMVNIGVGPSNAKTITDHIAVIRPHAWLMLGHCAGLRNTQALGDYVLAHGYVREDHVLDADLPTWVPIPPLAEVQVALEDAVEEVTGLEGYELKRIMRTGTVATIDNRNWELRDHREPVQRFSQSRAIALDMESATIAANGFRFRVPYGTLLCVSDKPLHGELKLPGMATAFYKRQIDRHLKIGLRAMEMLRAMPPERLHSRKLRSFTETAFQ from the coding sequence ATGACCGAACTGCCCAAGATCGAGACCCCCGAGACCGCCGCGCCGGAAGCCTTCACCGACCCGGAGGCCGCGGTGGAACGGCTCATCGCGCTCTACGGCCAGGCCACGGACTTCCTGTGCCACGGCTTCGACGACCTGCTGGCGGGCAAGGCGCCGCCGCGGCGGCTGCGCGCCTTCTACCCGCAGGTGGCCATCACCACCGCCAGCTTCGCCCATATCGACTCGCGGCTTTCCTACGGCCACGTACCGACACCGGGCCACTACGCGGCGACCATCACCCGTCCGGACCTGTTCCGCGACTACCTGATCCAGCAGTTGGGCCTGCTGCTGAAGAACCACGAGGTCCCGCTGGTGGTCGGCCCCTCGCAGACGCCCATTCCGCTGCACTTCGCCTTTCCCGGCGGCATGCATGTGGAAGGCGCCCTGGTGGAGCAGTTGGTCCACCCCTTGCGCGATCTCTTCGACGTGCCGGACCTGGCCGTCACCGACGACGCCATCGTCAACGGCACTTTCGAACCCAAGCCGGGAAAACCCCTGCCGCTGGCGCCCTTCACGGCGCCGCGGGTCGACTATTCCCTGCACCGCCTGGCCCACTACACGGCGACGCAGCCGGAGCATTTTCAGAACTTCGTTATCTTCACCAACTACCAGTTCTACATGGATGCCTTCTGCGAACTGGCCCGCGAGGCCCTTCAGGAGAGCGGCAACGACTACGAAGCCTTCGTAGAGCCCGGCAACCTGGTGACGGCGCGGGGGGCGGTGTCGCCAGCGGGCGGCCCGCGTCCGGAACGCCTGCCGCAGATGCCGGCCTACCACCTTAAGGCGCCCAACCACAGCGGCATCACCATGGTGAACATCGGCGTCGGCCCCTCCAACGCCAAGACCATCACCGATCATATCGCGGTCATCCGGCCGCACGCCTGGCTGATGCTCGGTCACTGCGCGGGCCTGCGCAACACTCAGGCGCTGGGCGACTACGTGCTGGCCCACGGCTACGTGCGCGAAGATCACGTGCTGGATGCAGATCTGCCGACCTGGGTGCCGATCCCGCCGCTCGCCGAGGTACAGGTCGCCCTGGAAGACGCCGTCGAGGAGGTCACCGGCCTGGAGGGCTACGAGTTGAAGCGGATCATGCGCACCGGCACGGTGGCCACCATCGACAACCGCAACTGGGAACTGCGCGACCACCGCGAGCCGGTGCAGCGGTTCTCCCAGTCGCGCGCCATCGCCCTGGACATGGAAAGCGCCACCATCGCCGCCAACGGCTTCCGCTTCCGGGTTCCCTACGGCACCTTGCTTTGCGTCTCCGACAAGCCGCTGCACGGCGAGTTGAAGCTGCCGGGCATGGCCACCGCCTTCTACAAGCGCCAGATCGACCGGCACCTCAAGATCGGCCTGCGCGCCATGGAGATGCTGCGCGCCATGCCGCCGGAACGCCTGCACTCCCGCAAGCTGCGCAGCTTCACGGAAACCGCGTTTCAGTAA
- a CDS encoding VOC family protein, protein MLDHISITVSDIARAAPFWDAVMGALLVPCVLRSERQLGYGLRNRAEDDSHSYLSIFESRGPGLVPDNRHWCFRAPSRPAVDDFHAAGLAHGGNCDGPPGLRGDYHPAYYAAFLRDLDGNRIEAVYHRQPES, encoded by the coding sequence ATGCTGGACCATATCTCGATCACCGTTTCGGACATCGCCCGCGCCGCGCCCTTCTGGGACGCGGTCATGGGCGCGCTGCTGGTGCCCTGCGTGCTGCGCAGCGAGCGGCAGCTCGGCTACGGCCTGCGCAACCGCGCCGAAGACGACAGCCACAGCTATCTTTCGATCTTCGAGAGCCGCGGACCGGGCCTGGTGCCCGACAACCGCCATTGGTGCTTCCGCGCGCCGAGCCGCCCGGCAGTCGACGATTTTCATGCCGCGGGCCTGGCCCACGGCGGCAACTGCGACGGGCCGCCGGGACTGCGCGGCGACTATCACCCGGCCTACTACGCCGCCTTCCTGCGCGACCTCGACGGCAACCGCATCGAGGCGGTCTACCACCGGCAGCCGGAAAGCTAG
- a CDS encoding NUDIX hydrolase, producing the protein MASEAFTGAKIALVCGAELVAYRRDDSPAIPWPGLWDLPGGGREGAETPAGCALREVEEEFGLALVPGRVHWCRRYPAMLDPQRDSYFLAAEISQAEVAAIRFGEEGQYWRMMSIADFLALPDAISHLQVRLCDYLAGRG; encoded by the coding sequence ATGGCAAGCGAAGCTTTCACCGGCGCCAAGATCGCCCTGGTCTGCGGCGCGGAACTCGTCGCCTATCGGCGCGACGACTCGCCCGCGATCCCCTGGCCGGGACTCTGGGACCTGCCCGGCGGCGGGCGCGAGGGGGCCGAGACCCCGGCCGGTTGCGCCCTGCGCGAGGTCGAGGAGGAGTTCGGCCTGGCCCTGGTGCCGGGCCGGGTCCACTGGTGCCGCCGCTACCCCGCGATGCTGGACCCGCAGCGCGACAGCTACTTCCTGGCGGCGGAGATCAGCCAGGCGGAGGTCGCCGCCATCCGCTTCGGCGAGGAGGGGCAGTACTGGCGGATGATGTCCATCGCGGACTTCCTGGCCCTGCCGGATGCGATCTCCCACCTGCAAGTGCGGCTCTGCGACTACCTGGCCGGCCGCGGGTAG
- a CDS encoding GNAT family N-acetyltransferase, with protein sequence MFPKTGSLPVYRDARKDDARALAQLIEIAGEGIPSYLWSRQAQDGQTALDVGTERAARDDANFSYRNAVIAEVGGEVAGMLLAYPLPEPTAADLAELPEIPDLLRPLVELEYQVPGSFYLNALGVFDTYRGAGIGSALLAIAETRAKAAGCATLSVQVFAENLGAYRLYQRCGYQVADRRPIVAHACYPYSTEVLLMTRAVSL encoded by the coding sequence ATGTTCCCCAAAACTGGGTCCCTGCCCGTTTATCGTGACGCCAGGAAGGACGATGCCCGCGCGCTGGCGCAGCTCATCGAGATCGCGGGTGAAGGAATACCCTCATACCTCTGGTCGCGGCAGGCGCAGGACGGCCAGACGGCCCTGGATGTCGGGACCGAGCGGGCGGCGCGCGACGATGCCAACTTCTCCTACCGCAACGCGGTGATCGCCGAGGTCGGGGGTGAGGTCGCGGGCATGCTGCTGGCCTATCCGCTGCCCGAACCGACGGCGGCCGATCTGGCCGAACTGCCGGAAATCCCCGACCTGCTGCGGCCCCTCGTGGAACTGGAATACCAGGTCCCCGGCAGCTTCTATCTGAACGCCCTGGGCGTCTTCGATACCTACCGCGGCGCCGGCATCGGCAGCGCACTGCTGGCCATCGCCGAAACCCGCGCCAAGGCCGCAGGCTGCGCCACGCTGAGCGTGCAGGTCTTTGCCGAGAACCTCGGCGCCTACCGCCTCTACCAGCGCTGTGGCTATCAGGTGGCCGACCGCCGGCCGATCGTCGCCCACGCGTGCTATCCCTACAGCACCGAAGTCCTGCTGATGACCCGCGCCGTCTCCCTGTAG
- a CDS encoding cation:proton antiporter, whose amino-acid sequence MIIADIVLTTAVLLMVVASVQPLARRTGLPFTVVLAVVGVLIGLAALWVLRSQAVRELDEVAEMVIDIPVSSATFLTILLPLLLFQGAITIDVRRLAQDIAAVVLLAVLAVVVALVVIGGAVYLVAPMPLVVCLLFGAIVATTDPSAVIALFRDLGAPARLTRLVEGESLLNDATAIAAFGAFLTVVVTGQDLNFWMVTEDLAWRLSGGILVGLLAGRAAAQLLSFLRSYRGAQITVTVALPYVVYVLCNNYLEVSGVVAVVASGLVLSAVGRSRFQPEAFQFCLDTLEQLAYWATSLVFVLAAILVPRLLEAATLADLLYLLVAVLAALVARAVILFGVFPLLSAARVVQKVTTPMKTVIIWGGLRGSVTLALALAVTENLDVEPEVKSFIAIQATGFALFTLLVQGTTLSPLMRWLGLDQLSPIDRAFRSQVLTQSLSSVRSNLRSFAGRYELDDDLVDQAVRPYSDRLSRVAEDNSFAEELSDRERLTVGLIALANQEKALIVEQRWSGGLASPLIDRYLLTVGAMIDGAREGGRLGYLRAARMPYKQTWRFRLLGMAHSRLGISRPLATYLGRRFQYLLVNRILLLELVVFLEFRLGSLLGDRLTELLGEIVNQRLTEVERHIDALRLQYPNFARDLDHAVLERYAYREEIEQVVQMREAGIISEDLARHLRSEAEDIYASRRRSGAVDIRVTIPELLRAFPVFSNLGEDDLKRVAKRLQERVFAVDAFVFKRGERADGMYFIANGAVEIAIGETQHRLGRGDFFGEMGLLDQSRRSASVRSISYSHLLFLPRAAFEELGRSFPQWRSKLAEVARDRRQMNLRATEAGDPGAE is encoded by the coding sequence ATGATCATCGCCGACATCGTTCTGACCACCGCCGTGCTGCTCATGGTCGTGGCCAGCGTGCAGCCGCTCGCACGGCGCACCGGCCTGCCGTTTACGGTGGTCCTGGCCGTGGTCGGCGTGCTGATCGGCCTGGCGGCGCTCTGGGTGCTGCGCAGCCAGGCGGTCCGGGAACTGGACGAAGTGGCGGAGATGGTGATCGATATCCCGGTCTCCTCCGCCACCTTTCTGACCATCCTGCTGCCGCTGCTGCTGTTCCAGGGCGCCATCACCATCGACGTGCGCCGCCTGGCCCAGGACATCGCCGCCGTTGTCCTGCTGGCGGTGCTGGCCGTGGTCGTCGCCCTGGTGGTGATCGGCGGCGCCGTCTACTTGGTGGCGCCCATGCCGCTGGTGGTCTGTCTGCTGTTCGGCGCCATCGTCGCCACCACCGATCCCAGCGCGGTTATCGCCCTGTTCCGCGATCTCGGCGCGCCGGCGCGGCTCACCCGCCTGGTGGAGGGCGAGAGCCTGCTGAACGACGCCACCGCCATTGCCGCCTTCGGCGCCTTCTTGACCGTCGTCGTCACCGGCCAGGACTTGAACTTCTGGATGGTGACGGAGGATCTCGCCTGGCGGCTGTCGGGAGGCATCCTGGTCGGCCTGCTGGCCGGCCGCGCGGCGGCGCAGTTGCTCTCTTTCCTGCGCTCCTACCGCGGCGCGCAGATCACCGTCACCGTGGCGCTGCCCTATGTCGTCTACGTGCTCTGCAACAACTACCTGGAGGTCTCGGGCGTCGTCGCCGTGGTCGCCAGCGGTCTGGTGCTGAGCGCGGTGGGGCGCTCGCGCTTTCAGCCGGAGGCCTTCCAGTTCTGCCTCGACACCCTGGAGCAGCTCGCCTACTGGGCCACCAGCCTGGTCTTCGTGCTGGCCGCGATCCTGGTGCCGCGGCTGCTGGAAGCCGCCACCCTGGCCGATCTGCTCTACCTGTTGGTCGCGGTGCTGGCCGCCCTGGTCGCCCGGGCCGTGATCCTCTTCGGGGTCTTCCCGCTGCTCTCGGCTGCGCGGGTGGTGCAGAAGGTCACCACGCCGATGAAGACCGTGATCATCTGGGGCGGACTGCGCGGCTCGGTCACCCTGGCGCTGGCCCTGGCGGTGACGGAGAACCTGGACGTCGAGCCGGAGGTGAAGAGCTTCATCGCCATCCAGGCGACCGGCTTCGCGCTCTTCACCCTGCTGGTGCAGGGCACCACCCTCAGTCCGCTCATGCGCTGGCTCGGCCTGGACCAGCTCTCGCCCATCGACCGCGCCTTTCGCAGCCAGGTTCTGACCCAGTCGCTGTCCAGCGTGCGCTCCAACCTGCGTTCCTTCGCCGGGCGCTACGAACTGGATGACGACCTGGTCGACCAGGCGGTGCGCCCCTACAGCGATCGGCTGTCGCGGGTCGCGGAGGACAACTCCTTCGCTGAAGAGCTGAGCGACCGCGAGCGCCTGACCGTGGGCCTCATCGCCCTGGCCAATCAGGAAAAGGCTCTGATCGTGGAGCAGCGCTGGAGCGGCGGCCTGGCGAGCCCCTTGATCGACCGCTATCTGCTGACGGTCGGAGCGATGATCGACGGCGCGCGCGAGGGCGGGCGCCTGGGCTATCTGCGTGCCGCGCGGATGCCTTACAAGCAGACCTGGCGTTTCCGCCTGCTCGGGATGGCACACTCCCGCCTGGGGATCAGCCGGCCCCTCGCAACCTATCTGGGCCGGCGGTTCCAGTATCTCCTGGTCAACCGCATCCTCCTGCTTGAACTGGTGGTGTTCCTGGAGTTCCGGCTGGGCAGCCTGCTCGGCGACCGCCTGACGGAGCTGCTCGGCGAGATCGTCAATCAGCGCCTGACCGAGGTGGAACGCCATATCGATGCGCTGCGCCTGCAGTATCCGAATTTTGCCCGCGACCTCGATCACGCGGTTCTGGAACGCTATGCCTATCGCGAAGAGATCGAGCAGGTGGTGCAGATGCGCGAGGCCGGCATCATCAGCGAGGATCTGGCCCGCCACCTGCGCTCCGAGGCGGAGGACATCTACGCCAGCCGCAGGCGGTCCGGCGCCGTCGACATCCGCGTGACCATACCGGAGCTGTTGCGCGCCTTCCCTGTGTTCAGCAATCTCGGCGAAGACGATCTGAAACGTGTGGCAAAGCGCCTGCAGGAGCGCGTCTTCGCGGTCGATGCCTTCGTCTTCAAGAGGGGCGAGCGCGCGGACGGCATGTATTTCATCGCCAACGGCGCCGTCGAGATAGCCATCGGCGAGACCCAGCATCGCCTCGGGCGCGGAGATTTCTTCGGGGAGATGGGGTTGCTGGACCAGAGCCGGCGCAGTGCCTCGGTCCGTTCCATCAGCTATTCGCATCTGCTGTTCCTGCCGCGCGCCGCCTTCGAGGAACTCGGCCGCTCCTTCCCGCAGTGGCGCTCCAAGCTCGCCGAGGTCGCCCGCGACCGGCGGCAAATGAACCTCCGTGCGACGGAAGCGGGCGACCCCGGCGCTGAGTAG
- a CDS encoding methyl-accepting chemotaxis protein encodes MNLINNTKISIKLIAAFATLVFIIACLSGVTFFQLGQARDRVADTTRVNAVTGDMEAMRQEVAKQQAAVRGLLLSGNREYIQEYTSAKAEYDRLFDSLQSRLTVDEAKQLIVSAGAQISKWQADIVTRQISLMHNPLTVDEARVLEANGYGERMLDAANRDLTELAQLAKELTARNAEAVDSAFDFTLMALMAGTAIAMLFAAAAWFVLSRAIATPINGMSAFMGGLAEGHYDEQTANQDRGDEIGMMAKSVEFFRQRLIENREMEARAAKENEEKAARAKRIEDMTNEFDKASSQLVASVADGSSELKQVATSMSGIAQRTEEMSTSVAAAAEQASNNVETVASATEEINASLAEIAGQVSRATEVAQGAVKAAKDTTGVITGLREQSDSIGDVVKLINEIAEQTNLLALNATIEAARAGEAGKGFAVVASEVKGLATQTAKATEEISAQIASVRGESENAVSAIDHISTVIQQIDEITTAIAAAVEEQTAATREIARNVAEASRGTSDVTSNITQVKGGAGETGSASRNVLTASEELSQHAERMRDTVQSFIATIKAA; translated from the coding sequence ATGAACCTTATCAACAACACCAAGATTTCGATCAAGCTGATCGCGGCTTTCGCGACCTTGGTTTTCATCATCGCTTGCCTGTCCGGCGTCACCTTCTTCCAGCTCGGTCAGGCGCGCGACCGTGTTGCCGACACCACACGCGTCAACGCCGTCACCGGCGACATGGAAGCCATGCGTCAGGAGGTGGCCAAGCAGCAGGCGGCCGTGCGCGGACTGCTGCTGAGCGGCAACCGCGAGTACATTCAGGAGTATACGAGCGCCAAGGCGGAGTACGACCGCCTATTCGACTCCCTGCAGTCCCGGCTCACGGTCGACGAGGCGAAACAGCTCATAGTTTCGGCCGGTGCGCAGATCTCGAAATGGCAGGCCGACATCGTCACCCGTCAGATAAGCCTGATGCACAACCCCCTGACCGTCGACGAGGCGCGGGTGCTGGAAGCCAATGGCTACGGCGAACGCATGCTGGACGCCGCCAATAGGGATCTGACGGAACTGGCCCAACTGGCCAAGGAGCTTACCGCCCGTAACGCAGAGGCGGTGGATTCGGCTTTCGACTTCACCCTCATGGCGCTGATGGCCGGCACCGCTATCGCGATGCTCTTTGCCGCGGCTGCCTGGTTCGTGCTGTCGCGCGCCATCGCCACCCCGATCAACGGCATGTCGGCCTTCATGGGCGGCCTGGCCGAGGGGCACTATGACGAGCAGACCGCCAACCAGGACCGCGGCGACGAAATCGGCATGATGGCCAAGTCGGTCGAGTTCTTCCGTCAGCGCCTCATCGAAAACCGCGAGATGGAAGCGCGTGCGGCCAAGGAGAACGAAGAGAAGGCGGCCCGCGCCAAGCGCATCGAGGATATGACCAACGAGTTCGACAAGGCTTCCTCGCAACTGGTCGCCAGCGTCGCGGACGGCTCCAGCGAGCTGAAGCAGGTCGCTACTTCGATGTCGGGTATCGCCCAGCGCACCGAGGAGATGAGCACCAGCGTCGCCGCGGCCGCCGAGCAGGCCTCCAACAACGTAGAGACCGTGGCCTCGGCGACCGAGGAGATCAACGCTTCCCTCGCCGAGATCGCCGGTCAGGTTTCGCGCGCTACCGAGGTCGCCCAGGGCGCGGTGAAAGCGGCGAAGGACACCACCGGCGTCATCACCGGCCTGCGCGAACAGTCTGACTCGATCGGTGATGTTGTGAAGTTGATCAACGAGATCGCCGAGCAGACCAACCTGCTTGCCCTGAACGCCACCATCGAGGCGGCGCGCGCAGGGGAAGCCGGCAAGGGCTTTGCCGTGGTCGCCAGCGAGGTCAAGGGTCTGGCGACCCAGACCGCCAAAGCGACCGAGGAGATCTCGGCTCAGATCGCCAGCGTGCGGGGCGAATCCGAGAACGCGGTCTCGGCAATCGATCATATCTCGACGGTCATTCAGCAGATCGACGAAATCACCACGGCCATTGCCGCGGCCGTCGAGGAGCAGACGGCGGCGACGCGGGAAATCGCCCGCAATGTCGCCGAAGCCTCGCGCGGCACCAGCGACGTGACCAGCAACATCACGCAGGTGAAGGGTGGGGCTGGCGAAACCGGCTCCGCTTCCCGCAACGTGCTGACGGCCTCCGAGGAGCTGTCGCAGCACGCCGAGCGCATGCGTGACACCGTGCAGAGCTTCATTGCGACCATCAAGGCAGCCTGA
- a CDS encoding SHOCT domain-containing protein, translating to MKLQYASLAALAAGLLPAAAQAQESRPYYGHPMWDGGWHGMFLGPLFMVLFFAALVVVVVLVVRWLGSQPFHHAQHTPGGKAPLDILKERYARGEIDKEEFEERRRVLGE from the coding sequence ATGAAACTTCAGTACGCGAGCCTCGCTGCGCTTGCCGCCGGACTGCTGCCGGCGGCGGCGCAGGCGCAGGAGAGCCGCCCTTACTACGGCCATCCGATGTGGGACGGCGGCTGGCACGGCATGTTCCTGGGGCCGCTCTTCATGGTGCTGTTCTTCGCCGCCCTGGTGGTCGTGGTGGTCCTGGTGGTGCGGTGGCTTGGCAGCCAGCCGTTTCACCACGCCCAGCACACGCCCGGCGGGAAGGCGCCCCTCGATATTCTCAAGGAGCGCTATGCCCGTGGTGAGATCGATAAGGAGGAGTTCGAGGAACGCCGCCGCGTGCTCGGCGAATAA
- a CDS encoding GNAT family N-acetyltransferase → MSELQIREASAAEFQTAVDWAAAEGWNPGLDDLPVFHATDPGGYFMGWIGDQPVSSISVVRYGTGFGFLGFYIVHPDHRGKGAGIATWNHGMATLEGRSVGLDGVVDQQDNYRKSGFVLAGRNIRHSGVPAVGGAPNAETPAVEIRLVSDLELPALVAYDGAFFAGPRAVFTRPWVLPEDGVRRSARFALKDGEITGYGVIRQCRSGCKIGPLFAEDEATATALFLALCATQPGAEVALDTPEDNKAAVALAERFGLRPVFETARMYRVLGGPAPELPTARTFGVTTFELG, encoded by the coding sequence ATGAGCGAGCTGCAGATCCGCGAAGCCTCGGCGGCAGAGTTCCAGACCGCCGTCGACTGGGCCGCCGCCGAAGGCTGGAACCCCGGCCTGGACGATCTGCCGGTCTTTCACGCCACCGACCCCGGCGGCTATTTCATGGGCTGGATCGGCGATCAGCCGGTCTCCTCCATCTCCGTGGTGCGCTACGGCACCGGCTTCGGCTTTCTGGGATTCTACATCGTGCACCCGGACCATCGCGGCAAGGGCGCGGGCATCGCCACCTGGAACCACGGCATGGCCACCCTGGAAGGCCGCAGCGTCGGCCTGGACGGCGTCGTCGACCAGCAGGACAACTACCGCAAGAGCGGCTTCGTGCTGGCCGGGCGCAACATCCGCCACAGCGGCGTGCCGGCGGTCGGCGGTGCCCCAAACGCCGAAACGCCGGCCGTGGAGATCCGCCTGGTGAGCGATCTGGAACTGCCCGCTCTCGTGGCCTACGACGGCGCCTTCTTCGCCGGGCCGCGTGCGGTCTTCACCCGCCCCTGGGTCCTGCCGGAGGACGGCGTGCGCCGCAGCGCGCGCTTTGCCCTCAAGGACGGGGAGATCACCGGCTACGGCGTCATCCGGCAGTGCCGCAGCGGCTGCAAGATCGGCCCACTCTTCGCCGAGGACGAAGCCACCGCCACCGCCCTCTTCCTGGCCCTCTGCGCGACCCAGCCGGGCGCGGAAGTCGCCCTCGACACGCCCGAGGACAACAAGGCGGCGGTCGCCCTGGCCGAGCGCTTCGGCCTGCGGCCGGTCTTCGAGACCGCACGCATGTACCGAGTGCTCGGGGGCCCGGCGCCCGAGCTGCCCACCGCCCGCACCTTCGGAGTCACCACCTTCGAGCTGGGTTGA
- a CDS encoding TIGR02281 family clan AA aspartic protease has translation MTPERDPRNRRRGSSGGGFHGPWFWLLMVAGLGALVWILLEVFPQRQLGRGDWVQLVKLSAIVVVCSSGLLFLRRVPLRETLRNAAIWAGIAGVLLIGYTYRDDFSGVGSRLGGELLPSRAVELGAGEVEIRAGRDGHFTVTAEVNGQPVDFLVDTGASDIVLGPDDARRLGYDPALLSFTRQYQTANGVGRGAPVRLDSLAVGPIVFNDLPASVNEASMGESLLGMTFLRRLDSYEVRGDRLILRR, from the coding sequence ATGACTCCTGAACGGGATCCCAGGAACCGACGGCGCGGCTCGAGCGGGGGCGGCTTTCACGGGCCCTGGTTCTGGCTGCTGATGGTCGCGGGGCTGGGCGCGCTGGTCTGGATTCTGCTTGAGGTCTTTCCCCAGCGTCAGCTCGGCCGGGGAGACTGGGTGCAGTTGGTGAAGCTTTCGGCCATCGTGGTGGTCTGCTCCAGCGGCCTTCTGTTCTTGCGCCGCGTTCCCCTGCGGGAGACGCTGCGCAATGCCGCGATCTGGGCCGGCATCGCCGGCGTGCTGCTGATCGGCTATACCTACCGCGATGATTTCTCCGGCGTCGGATCGCGTCTCGGCGGCGAACTGCTGCCGTCCCGCGCGGTCGAGCTGGGAGCGGGCGAGGTGGAGATCCGCGCCGGGCGCGACGGGCATTTCACCGTCACCGCCGAGGTCAACGGCCAGCCGGTCGATTTCCTGGTCGATACCGGCGCCAGCGACATCGTGCTCGGCCCCGACGACGCGCGGCGTCTGGGCTACGACCCGGCGCTGCTCAGCTTCACCCGCCAGTATCAGACCGCCAACGGCGTCGGCCGCGGCGCGCCGGTGCGCCTCGACAGCCTGGCCGTCGGCCCGATCGTCTTCAACGACCTGCCGGCCTCGGTCAACGAAGCCTCCATGGGCGAGTCGCTGCTGGGAATGACGTTCCTGCGCCGGCTGGACTCCTACGAGGTGCGGGGCGACAGGCTCATCCTGCGCCGCTGA